From a single Sinorhizobium sp. RAC02 genomic region:
- a CDS encoding MFS transporter, which translates to MPDRKSPLAPFRNETFRVIWAASLVSNFGGLIQAVGAAWMMASISPSANMVALVQASISLPIMLFSVAAGALADNFDRRKLMLTAQCFMLTVAIALTLCTWYGVITPWLLLTFTFLLGCGTALNNPAWQASVGDMVPREDLPAAVSLNSMGFNLTRSVGPAIGGAIVAAAGAAAAFATNVLSYFALLFVLFRWKPTVSPRTLPREDFGRAVSAGLRYVSMSPNIGKVLLRGFAFGLATSSTLSLLPLIARDLVSGGPLTYGILLGCFGLGAIGGALMNAWLRERFTSETIARLAFTGFAISATVSALSTTALLTGAVLSIAGASWVMALSLFNTTVQLSTPRWVVARALSLYQTTTFGGIAAGSWIWGTTADTHGAQTALLASAVVMIAGAALGLRFGLPELQSLNVDPLNRFSEPDLPLDLKPRSGPIVVLIDYEIAEGDIPEFLEAMTERRRIRIRDGAGQWALMRDLENPTIWTETYHVPTWVEYVRHNQRRTHADAANGEKLRQLHSGAEDPRVHRMIERQTIIPHEYERFKQQVEIH; encoded by the coding sequence GTGCCAGACCGAAAATCCCCCCTCGCCCCCTTCCGAAACGAAACCTTTCGGGTGATCTGGGCAGCGAGCCTGGTGTCGAATTTCGGCGGGCTCATCCAGGCGGTGGGTGCGGCCTGGATGATGGCCTCCATCTCGCCTTCGGCCAACATGGTGGCGCTGGTGCAGGCCTCGATCTCGCTGCCCATCATGTTGTTTTCCGTCGCCGCCGGCGCGCTCGCCGACAATTTCGACCGGCGCAAGCTGATGTTGACGGCCCAGTGTTTCATGCTGACGGTCGCGATCGCGCTGACACTCTGTACGTGGTACGGCGTCATCACGCCCTGGCTGCTTTTGACCTTTACCTTCCTGCTCGGCTGCGGCACGGCGCTCAACAATCCCGCCTGGCAAGCCTCGGTCGGCGACATGGTGCCGCGCGAAGACCTGCCCGCCGCCGTCTCGCTCAACAGCATGGGTTTCAACCTGACCCGCAGCGTCGGCCCGGCCATCGGCGGCGCCATCGTTGCAGCGGCCGGCGCCGCAGCAGCCTTTGCCACGAACGTGCTCAGCTATTTCGCCCTGCTCTTCGTGCTGTTTCGCTGGAAACCCACCGTTTCGCCGCGCACCCTGCCCCGCGAAGACTTTGGCCGCGCCGTCTCGGCGGGCCTGCGTTATGTCTCGATGTCGCCGAACATCGGCAAGGTGCTTTTGCGCGGCTTCGCGTTCGGCCTTGCGACAAGCTCCACCCTTTCCCTGCTGCCGCTGATTGCCCGCGACCTCGTTTCCGGCGGGCCGCTGACCTATGGCATCCTGCTCGGCTGTTTCGGGCTCGGCGCCATCGGCGGCGCACTGATGAATGCGTGGCTGCGCGAACGCTTCACCAGCGAGACCATCGCCCGCCTCGCCTTCACCGGCTTTGCCATCAGCGCGACCGTCTCGGCGCTCAGCACGACGGCCCTTCTAACCGGTGCCGTCCTCTCGATCGCCGGTGCATCCTGGGTGATGGCACTGTCGCTGTTCAACACGACCGTGCAGCTCTCGACGCCGCGCTGGGTGGTGGCGCGCGCACTCTCGCTCTACCAGACGACCACCTTCGGCGGCATCGCGGCAGGAAGCTGGATCTGGGGCACCACGGCCGATACGCATGGCGCGCAGACCGCCCTTCTCGCCTCCGCCGTGGTGATGATTGCGGGGGCTGCACTCGGCCTGCGCTTCGGCCTGCCGGAATTGCAGAGCCTCAATGTCGATCCGCTCAACCGCTTCAGCGAACCGGACCTGCCGCTCGACCTGAAACCGCGCAGCGGTCCGATCGTTGTCCTGATCGACTACGAGATTGCGGAAGGCGACATTCCGGAATTCCTGGAGGCGATGACCGAGCGGCGGCGCATCCGCATTCGTGACGGCGCGGGCCAGTGGGCGTTGATGCGCGACCTGGAAAACCCGACGATCTGGACCGAGACCTACCACGTGCCGACCTGGGTGGAGTATGTCCGCCACAACCAGCGCCGCACCCATGCCGATGCCGCAAACGGCGAGAAACTACGCCAGTTGCACAGCGGGGCGGAGGACCCGCGGGTCCACCGCATGATCGAGCGACAGACGATCATCCCGCACGAATACGAGCGGTTCAAGCAGCAGGTGGAAATCCACTAA
- the rimP gene encoding ribosome maturation factor RimP: MSDTTQTENTAVEPRLIVETGLDRRVADIIEPAIEQIGYQLVRVRLSAQNGATLQIMCERPDGTMTVEDCEKVSMAVSPVLDVEDPIDKAYHLEVSSPGIDRPMVRKSDFSRWLGHLLKCETSILVDSRKRFRGKIVAADENGFTLERDQPAAGEEPTVVIPFTALAEGRLILTDELIRDALAADKKAKAAQAANQNDEDGDEEE; this comes from the coding sequence ATGTCCGACACGACCCAGACAGAAAATACCGCCGTCGAGCCGCGGCTGATCGTCGAGACCGGTCTCGACCGGCGCGTTGCCGACATCATCGAGCCGGCCATCGAGCAGATCGGCTACCAGCTGGTGCGCGTGCGTCTTTCGGCGCAGAACGGTGCGACCCTGCAGATCATGTGCGAGCGTCCGGACGGCACGATGACCGTTGAGGACTGCGAGAAGGTCTCGATGGCCGTCTCGCCGGTGCTCGACGTTGAGGATCCGATCGACAAGGCGTATCATCTCGAAGTCTCGTCGCCCGGCATCGACCGGCCGATGGTCCGCAAGTCGGACTTTTCACGCTGGCTCGGCCATTTGCTGAAATGCGAGACGTCGATCCTCGTCGACAGCCGCAAGCGCTTCCGCGGCAAGATCGTCGCGGCGGACGAAAACGGCTTCACGCTGGAGCGCGATCAGCCCGCAGCCGGCGAAGAGCCGACGGTCGTCATCCCCTTCACGGCGCTGGCCGAAGGCAGGCTGATCCTGACCGACGAGCTGATCCGCGACGCGCTGGCCGCCGACAAGAAGGCGAAGGCCGCGCAGGCCGCCAACCAGAACGACGAAGACGGCGACGAAGAAGAATAA